A segment of the Bactrocera neohumeralis isolate Rockhampton chromosome 3, APGP_CSIRO_Bneo_wtdbg2-racon-allhic-juicebox.fasta_v2, whole genome shotgun sequence genome:
TAAGTAGACTCTGTAAAGAAATAGTATCATATGGTAAAGGTCGCAGTTTTAGAGATGTTTGGACGATTTGGGAAGCAGACCCGGACATTAATCGCTCGCGGAAGAGCAAATCTACCTACTGAAGATTTAGAAGAAGATTTAAGCCTTTCCCATGGCAACTGGGACTACGTAACCGAAAAAATgacatattatatttacattcgGTTTTTCCCTGCCAATTTAGCGAGGAAAGGTTTTGTATTGTGACAACAAAAATAGTATCTAGGTTGAGGATAAGAAAATTTTAGTGAACCTTTTCTACTAAAGACCCATTGAAAACTACACTGTTCAATAACCTCTCACCAAAATTGTGTATTGCCTCTACGAAGCCGTAAAATGTTTtatgttcgaaaaaattatggTCGCTAGTAACCTTGAATGTATCCAAAAAACGTCTCTCATAAGCATCTACAGTATACTAcggataacaacaacaatggtacTCAAAGCCATTCTACACCTAACATCCATGGATATGCCCGACAGGTGCATTTCTGCGAAGGTCGCTCTAAGGCTCAAAAAGGATTGTAATTGAAGATATCCAAACATGTACGTTCTGAAATTCTATTCTTCTTCAACTGCATCCTTGCATCCTTGAAAACTTGGATCACTCCGTCGCAGAAAAGTAACTTCTAGTGGTGGATTTGTCTCTGATCACGTACTGACAAGGGATATGTGAACAGGGCGAAGTTATTGGAGAAGAAGCGCAGTGAGCTTTGCCATGGATAGGTCGAAGCTCAGAGTGAAGGTTAGAGAGGAAGTTTTCTGTAAGAAACTCACTGTCAATCTTGGTTCTACCGAATTACAGGTACAGACGTATTGATCCGACATACGCATAGAGCCTCTATCAAGAAGGGGAGTATCAAATAGCGGATTAGTAACACTGGCTGGCTAGTAAGTCAAGCAGTGGCtctcctttttttaaaaatagcatcaagctactttaTTATTAGACTCGCTTGCGGAATTGCTGCTCTGATCGCAAATACATCGAAGTGAGTACGAGCTGGATCCCTTTTATCCTCCTCTGTTGTACCATTGGATATATGAACATTGTGTGAGCTTAGCTGGTGTTGATCGAAAACCAGCTTCAATGCGACTGGGAGACCCTTCTGGCCTAGAATATAAGTTGTCAAAATTTTATGGAGGAAGATGAGGTACGATTTCAAAGACGGatgatatgaaaataataaaatcttaaatccaAATGATTTTCTTCATTCCGGGGTCTCAAAAGTCGGTACTAAACTATAGCGTAAGAATCCCAAACTATTTAGTAAACATTTGGAATAGAAAACTCTAGCTAAATTAAAGCGATTTAATTGGATTTAGATATATTTCCGAAGTTTAAATATCATCTTTGATACTCCGAGCAGAATATTTCGAGTTTCACCGAGTAAAACCAAAAAACTAACTTCGCAACACTTACTGAAAAGTTCGATAAAGTTAGTTTATAAACATTCTAAAGGTTATCgcgatttttaaaattcaactaACTCACCTATGACTAGTCTCGATACTTTGATAGAACGTTATCAAGTTCTCGTGATGCAATCCCTTGACGGCTTCAATTTCACGTGGTAGAAATTTCGTCGTGTACTCGGCTGGCGCTTTCacttttgatataattttaacGGCGACACGTTTACCGTACTCCTCCGAGAACCCGATTTTTACTTTTGCATAATTACCCGTACCTATCACTTTACCAAGTACTATGCCATGATCTTCTAGTATAGTTTTCGGTCGTCCGTTTATGTAGGACTTTGTATCAGTTGCTAAAGTTGCCGTTGAACCAGCACGATGCACGGATATGTCGGCTTGTGAACGATCATCGTCCTTAGTAGCACCACCATGCTGTCGTAACGCATcgttaacatttattttttgatcgGTCTTGTTGTTTTGCGTATTCTTGTTGACGTCGTCAATTGTTTGGTTTTCTACGATTTTACTCGTCGAACATTTCGTAAACGTTTTTTGCGGTGGTGTTGGCATAACCGCTGGGGATCACCGCTACTACCTCTTACTTCTTTAACTTTTCCAACAGCAATTGTTTTGgcgtttttttgaaactttcgcATGGACAAAACATGCATTAAATGGAATATCTACCTTAATTTGAGATTGTATGTTCTTACGATAGATTTTGATTTGTCAAATCCGTGGGATTTCGCTTTTATAGCGTTACGCCGTTTGAGAATGGTTGGATTGatcttatatatatttcaatattacaataaattttgaatttttaacgttagattttgaaatttattagaattatttttttttgactttcttTAGGTTTTGAAAATCTTTCGAGGAAAAGTAAATAATGTGTTTGAAGTATTTATGACATGAAAAAATCTATTTCCTGTGATTTAGTGCAAGGTgacgtaaaaataaattttcgaaaattaaatctTTTAAGGAATGAGAAGTAATATGACCCAAAGATAAAGAACAAATCTTGACATAATATTTCTTATATGAACATGCCTTAATTGATAAAATCTGAGGAACTCAGTATCTAATAAATTTCTATAACTCGAATTTAAGTAAGTAAGAGAAAAAACGGAGTGAATATGGaggaataaaagaaaaattatattaaaacacaaatacaaataagagAAGAAAAAGGGAAcgttaaaacagaaaaaacaaacCGATAAAGTATAGCCAAAgaaggaaaatatataaagtaagtaagtaaaacaaaacaaataaacttcAGTGAGTAGGTCACTTAACTTCGAACTTAGCttaagttaggttaatctggtggCCTAATCAACCACGCATAGACCACTTTTGGTGGTTAGGGATTCCAAAAAGTGTAGTCAATCTCTAGGGTGCCAGCGCTTAACACGAACTTTAGCAAATTCTGTGTACCCAAATGCTTAAAGCATTGCCTTGCGAATGCGGGACAAGTACAAAAGTGCTGATCCAGGGCTTCGCTGACACCTCTTGATATTTCCTGCCGGCttttcgatctgtcagcccgATTTTGCCGACATGCGCCGCCACCAGACTGTGACCAGTAAGCTTTCCAACCGTGTGCCTACAATCCGTTCTATCGAATGCCAGTATGAACTTAAAGGGTAATCCATTTGCAGGttccccacttttttaaagaaaaaacacagaaactccAAATTTACTGTGGAATGTTTTttgtcattcgaaagaacatttttggcacttatgttttgaagattatctctttcaaatatttgtcgCGATTACGTCTCCGATGGTCCATCCTTTGAgtacaattttcaatgactcgttcatgcatttcgactggtaactggcaaatggTACGCGctatgttttgctccaaggcctgaatcgaagcgggattgtccgcatagacggtctaacggtgtgatatcaacCGATCTTGATGGGCAATCGACCCGCCCAATACGTGAAATTatctttaatttcaggcattaaatagtcggttatcaaggcgtgataacggtcgctattgacggttacgttcacTCCGTccttttttctggatgaaatagcagctcttgaatctattcaagatgggtgatggtgttgcgaatagtactcTCAATAGGCCCATTATGTCgaccataagttgaacgaagcgcgcgaaacacattttttatagaacgttaattttcgtaataaagttgaacgatttgtaaacgttgttcaggcctAAGTCTTAGTCAAGGTGATGCTcactgtttttttcgatatgcGTGGTATGGTGCAACATGAATTTATTCCGATgtgacagacggtcaataaagagttctgtttggccgtattgaggcgtttgcgtgagaacaattcatggaccatcgcatcgagctacgattgtgaccgaatttaagcCAAAAACCATCGATCAACTGCCTTATTCACCTAATTTAGCTCCgtctgattttttcatgttcaccttactgaaattgacgctccgtggaacccgttttcagcggatcgaaaagataaaacaaaattcaatgaaggagctgaaggccatcccaaaaagtgcttatgaaaagtgtttcgaggactggaaaaatgaTTGGATTAAGTGTATTACATATGGTGTTGATTACTTTGCGGgtggcaaaataaatattgatgaataatgaaATAGTTTGCGTTTGAAATACAATTCCATGGTACTTTTTTTAGCCAGGAGAGCAAACGCTCAAATGTAGCAAGCAGAcaagtggcgaatcgaagacgtCTTTTAAATTGTCAACTTTACAACCAAACAACCCCTCTAGCTTACACACCACACAGAGtgcatacaaaattaaaatttggtgCACTTAAGGGTAGTTTGTCAGGTGTTTCATATGTGGCAACCTCTATTAGTAACCAAGACGATCAGTTACGACAAACAAAtcaaagttgtgaaaaatataaCGACAacagtattataattttttgtatataaaaagcaCGTGCTGCAATATtagtttaagaaatttttgtaatacaaaagtaataattattgaaataaagaattttcgtTAAGGAGAAGTAATAAAAACcttaataaaaacttattaaatcAATGCAAAGGTGTAAAAAATAGTATGCTATGCTAATACTGGCAAGATTTGTAGCCTATAAAGCCTTTTGATGGCGGAAGTGCATGTCATCGGGCAGATTTTAAAAGCCGTTGATTTTGCGGAACCACACCTCTACTGCAAGTGGAGCTTACAAAGCGGTTAGTAGCAAAAATTATAGTAAacttatatattcatatacgaGTTCCGTTGCTTTGCATGCCACACAGGTAGCGCCTGGAAACTCGTACAAGGCGAAGTAGCCGGTCAGACTTTAGTGAGCTCGAACCGCTTAGAGCAATCCTCCGATTTCGCACATCCCTTGGATATACATCTGGCCACGGCTTCCATACAGGGTTGGCCCAaattgcatttggaagtatACGCGGTAAATGTACTGCACAAAAGTT
Coding sequences within it:
- the LOC126754028 gene encoding B9 domain-containing protein 2, giving the protein MAEVHVIGQILKAVDFAEPHLYCKWSLQSGSAWKLVQGEVAGQTLVSSNRLEQSSDFAHPLDIHLATASIQGWPKLHLEVYAVNVLHKSWPVGYGFVHIPSRPGAHRLELLTWKVAPLTWWDSVREKFGGGGVGLSKADLIYTGVERYKLQTRSSGKIIIDLNLVFRNFAKFGVEFK